A genomic region of Lagenorhynchus albirostris chromosome 18, mLagAlb1.1, whole genome shotgun sequence contains the following coding sequences:
- the NAXD gene encoding ATP-dependent (S)-NAD(P)H-hydrate dehydratase isoform X2 translates to MAVSSGCGAVRGCLGVLNQAFPLHTARSVTDMEATLQLVRNVVPPLAAWKHKGQAGRIGVVGGCPEYTGAPYFAAISALKVGADLSHVFTTQDAAPVIKSYSPELIVHPVLDSPSAVQDVEKWLPRLHALVVGPGLGRDDVLLENVKGILEASRTRGIPIVIDADGLWLVAQQPALIQGYQKAVLTPNHAEFSRLAEAVLGDPLDGRDPYRSVQRLSQALGNVTVVQKGEQDVISDGGQALTCSREGSGRRCGGQGDLLSGSLGVLAHWALLAGPEKTNGSSPLLVAAFGACALTRQCARQAFQKHGRATTTTDMIRELGPAFSRLFETSAGADGGGVAPTGELHL, encoded by the exons ATGGCTGTGAGTTCCGGCTGCGGGGCCGTCAGGGGCTGCCTGGGAG ttttaaatcaAGCATTTCCACTGCATACAGCACGCTCAGTAACGGACATGGAGGCTACTTTGCAGCTGGTGAGGAATGTGGTACCTCCTCTGGCCGCCTGGAAGCACAAAGGGCAAGCTGGGAGGATAGGCGTGGTGGGAGGCTGCCCAGA GTACACTGGAGCCCCCTATTTTGCAGCAATCTCAGCTCTCAAAGTG GGCGCGGACTTGTCCCACGTGTTCACCACCCAGGATGCCGCGCCTGTGATCAAGTCGTACAGCCCGGAGCTGATCGTTCACCCGGTTCT tgACAGCCCCAGCGCCGTCCAAGATGTGGAAAAGTGGTTGCCCCGACTGCACGCCCTGGTCGTAGGGCCTGGCTTAGGCAGAGACGACGTCCTTCTCGAAAACGTCAAG ggcaTTTTAGAAGCGTCCAGGACCAGGGGCATCCCCATCGTCATCGACGCG GACGGGCTGTGGCTGGTCGCTCAGCAGCCGGCCCTCATCCAAGGCTACCAGAAGGCGGTTCTCACCCCCAACCACGCGGAGTTCAGCAGACTCGCCGAGGCTGTG CTGGGAGACCCCCTGGATGGCAGGGACCCCTACAGATCTGTGCAGAGACTCAGCCAGGCCCTGGGCAACGTCACCGTGGTCCAGAAAGGGGAGCAGGACGTGATCTCTGATGGCGGGCAGG CGCTCACGTGCAGCCGGGAGGGCAGCGGCCGCAGGTGTGGCGGGCAGGGGGACCTCCTGTCGGGCTCCCTGGGCGTCCTGGCGCACTGGGCCCTCCTGGCCGGCCCCGAGAAGACCAATGG GTCCAGCCCGCTCCTCGTGGCTGCCTTTGGTGCCTGTGCGCTCACCAGGCAGTGTGCCCGCCAAGCCTTCCAGAAGCACGGCCGCGCCACCACCACCACGGACATGATCAGGGAGCTCGGGCCCGCGTTCAGCAGACTCTTCGAAACCTCAGCTGGTGCAGACGGAGGAGGGGTGGCCCCGACAGGGGAGCTGCATTTGTGA
- the NAXD gene encoding ATP-dependent (S)-NAD(P)H-hydrate dehydratase isoform X1, whose translation MATRVGAGAAVAGAAVVAVLSAALVLYGPPLDAVLNQAFPLHTARSVTDMEATLQLVRNVVPPLAAWKHKGQAGRIGVVGGCPEYTGAPYFAAISALKVGADLSHVFTTQDAAPVIKSYSPELIVHPVLDSPSAVQDVEKWLPRLHALVVGPGLGRDDVLLENVKGILEASRTRGIPIVIDADGLWLVAQQPALIQGYQKAVLTPNHAEFSRLAEAVLGDPLDGRDPYRSVQRLSQALGNVTVVQKGEQDVISDGGQALTCSREGSGRRCGGQGDLLSGSLGVLAHWALLAGPEKTNGSSPLLVAAFGACALTRQCARQAFQKHGRATTTTDMIRELGPAFSRLFETSAGADGGGVAPTGELHL comes from the exons ATGGCCACCCGGGTGGGGGCCGGGGCTGCGGTTGCCGGCGCCGCCGTTGTCGCGGTGCTCTCGGCCGCGCTCGTGCTCTACGGGCCGCCGCTGGACGCAG ttttaaatcaAGCATTTCCACTGCATACAGCACGCTCAGTAACGGACATGGAGGCTACTTTGCAGCTGGTGAGGAATGTGGTACCTCCTCTGGCCGCCTGGAAGCACAAAGGGCAAGCTGGGAGGATAGGCGTGGTGGGAGGCTGCCCAGA GTACACTGGAGCCCCCTATTTTGCAGCAATCTCAGCTCTCAAAGTG GGCGCGGACTTGTCCCACGTGTTCACCACCCAGGATGCCGCGCCTGTGATCAAGTCGTACAGCCCGGAGCTGATCGTTCACCCGGTTCT tgACAGCCCCAGCGCCGTCCAAGATGTGGAAAAGTGGTTGCCCCGACTGCACGCCCTGGTCGTAGGGCCTGGCTTAGGCAGAGACGACGTCCTTCTCGAAAACGTCAAG ggcaTTTTAGAAGCGTCCAGGACCAGGGGCATCCCCATCGTCATCGACGCG GACGGGCTGTGGCTGGTCGCTCAGCAGCCGGCCCTCATCCAAGGCTACCAGAAGGCGGTTCTCACCCCCAACCACGCGGAGTTCAGCAGACTCGCCGAGGCTGTG CTGGGAGACCCCCTGGATGGCAGGGACCCCTACAGATCTGTGCAGAGACTCAGCCAGGCCCTGGGCAACGTCACCGTGGTCCAGAAAGGGGAGCAGGACGTGATCTCTGATGGCGGGCAGG CGCTCACGTGCAGCCGGGAGGGCAGCGGCCGCAGGTGTGGCGGGCAGGGGGACCTCCTGTCGGGCTCCCTGGGCGTCCTGGCGCACTGGGCCCTCCTGGCCGGCCCCGAGAAGACCAATGG GTCCAGCCCGCTCCTCGTGGCTGCCTTTGGTGCCTGTGCGCTCACCAGGCAGTGTGCCCGCCAAGCCTTCCAGAAGCACGGCCGCGCCACCACCACCACGGACATGATCAGGGAGCTCGGGCCCGCGTTCAGCAGACTCTTCGAAACCTCAGCTGGTGCAGACGGAGGAGGGGTGGCCCCGACAGGGGAGCTGCATTTGTGA